The genomic DNA ACCTCGTACTTGGCCGCCAACCGCTCGGCGGTTTGGCCCATGTGATCGCCGCTGAACGCGTCGGTCAGCCCGTCGCGCAACACCGAATCGACAAGCACCGCGTCGCCCAACTTGTATCCCCTGCGGGCCCGCTGCATCAAGTGGGGTGCGTTGGACATCGATTCGGTCCCGCCGCACAAAACCATTTTGGCCGATCCGTTCTGAATCGCTTGAGCCGCCAGGATCACCGCCTGCATCCCCGAACCGCACATCATATTGACCGTGAAGGCGGGCGTGCTGACCGGCAGCCCCAACCGCACGCCAACTTGCCGCGCGACGTTCATCCCCAGCCCCGCACTCAGCACATTGCCAACGATCACCGAGTCGATCCAACCGGGATCGACCGATGCCACGACCTCGCGTCCGGCCGCGACAGCCAGATCGACCGCCGATTGTTTTGCCAACGCGCCGAGCAAGCGTCCCTGCGGAGTCCGCTTCGCTGCGACGATCCATACCGTTTTTTCAGACTTCTCCATCCGACTACTTCTTCCCTATTGTTTCACGTACGAATTCGGAGGCTCGCTTGCCAGCATCTCCACCGGCTCCCGCAACTCCATGATTGGCTCCCGGCACCACAACAAGTGCCGCTGTGACACCTGCTTCTTGTAATTGTTTGTCCATCCGCCGGGCATGTTTGATCGGCACGATATCGTCCGCATCGCCGTGGACCTGCATGATCGGCGGATCGTCGCTGCTGACAAAGCTGATCGGCGAGACGTCTTTCATTTTGTCGGCATCCATTTCGGCAACCGCCGTTCCCGGTTGATAGCCCAGCAATTGTCGGTAGGCGGGATGTTTGTGTTCGATATCGGACAACAGCGACCAATCGGTGGGGCCAGCAAAACTGACAGCGCACGCCACGCGTGACGACTGTTTTTTAATCGGATCGGTCGCCTGGGCATCGGCCACATCGTCGTGCAATGCAACCCACAGCGAAAGGTGTCCGCCAGCCGATCCGCCGGTCACGCCGATCCGATCGGGATCGATGTTCCACGCTGCGGCGTTGCTACGGACAAACTGAATCGCTCGCAAGCAGTCGTCGGTCTGGGCCGGATGGGGCGCGACGTCGGTGAATCGGTATTCGACCGAGACGACTGAGAGCCAACCCTGCGCGACTGCGTTACTGAGCCATTGAGGCAAGCGATTCTTCGAACCTCCCCGCCAACCGCCGCCATGGATGTAGACCATCGCCGGGACCGGCGTTTCCGACTTCGCCAGATAGACATCCAACCGCTGCGACGCGTGCTGGTCGTCGTAGGCGAGATCGCGATGCGTCGGCGGAATCTGCTGGCAACTGGCCGTCATCGGCACGAGAACCAACAGCAACAACGGTAAACCAATCGACAGCGAGAGTCTCTGGAATCGACGCATCGTTTTTGCCTTGAGGGAGGTGGGGTGGAGAGAGTGGACGGATGATTGTAACTGGAGGGAGGGGAACAAGAAACGCGTCGGTCGCACTGCATACCAGGCCGACTGACAAACAATGGTTCCCTTGCCCAACGTCGCTCATTATTATGACGGGTCCTCAACTTGCGATCCTCCACCACGGCGACTGCTGTCCAGGCGATGCCGCCTACGTGGGGGGATCCCATCCGTTCCCCTTCACTCCGCCGCACGCAGCGGTGGCAACCGAAACAAACCATGACCAAAAAGCAGCGGATCCCGCACAAATTCCAACCGTGGATCGCCGTCCGCAAAAAGTATCGGCTGACCGACGCGCAGGTCCAGATGGCCCGCGAACTGGGGCTGAGTCCGAAGCGATTCAGCAACTACGCCGACCGCAAGGATCAGCCTTGGAAGCTGCCGTTGCCCGAATTCATTGAAGCCCTGTACGAAAAGCAGTTCGGCCGCGTCGCCCCCGAAGTCGTGCTGACGATCGAAGCGATGGCCGCCGAACACCAAGCCCGCCGCGAAGCCAAGAAGCTGGCAAAACAGGAAGCCTTGGCGCAAGAAGAATCGCAAACGGAAGAAGCCGCCGCCACGGACGAACCGGCATCGCCTGAAGCCGACGATCAATAAAGGCACTCAAGCGAAAAGGAAAAAGTGGCAAATCACAACTCGCCCCTACCACGATCGCTAAGTCGCTGCCGGATGCATCCGACAGCTTGATCGCGACGACCGCTCGGAAATTCCTAAACGCTGGCGGTGGTCTTCACGGGGCCGGGGAAGAAGGCATTCGTTCGGGCGACGTATTCTGCGTAGCCCGGCTTCGACGTCGACAACTTCGTCTCCAGCAAAGTCACGCCCGAGACACGCATCAGCAGCAGCGACATCAATAGCGGAGCGATGATCGTCCACCAAGCGGCGGTCAGAGAGAGGCTGACCAGAAACAAGCCCCACCAAACCAGGAAGTCGCCGAAATAGTTGGGGTGCCGCGTGTACCGCCACAAGCCGCTGTCGAGCACTTTTCCCTTGTTGCCCGGGGCGGCTTTAAAACGAGCCAACTGCCAATCGCCTACCGATTCGAAGCACAGCCCCGCAGCCCAAACGATCACGCCAACAACTTTCAGCCAGACCAGATTGCGGTCAGCCAACGCCGTTCCGATCTGAATCGGCAGCGCAACGACAAACATCACCACGCCCTGCAATCCAAAGACTGTCAGCAGACTGATCCACGCAAAGGCCGATCCCCACTTCGCCCGCATCTCCCGATAGCGATAATCTTCGGGTTGACCATGATTACGCCAGAACAAGTAGCCGCTGAGCCGCACGCCCCACAGCGTTGTCAGCACGGGCAACAACCAATAGGCCGAATCGCGATCGGCGATCCAATACGCCGTCCATGCGACCAGCACAAAGCCGATCCCCCAGCCGATATCGACGATGCTGGCATCGCGTTTCCACAGACTCAGCAACCAGATCGCGAGCATCAGACAGGCGATCGCGGCGGCACTGGCGAGCATGACGTTTAACAATGGATTGTGCTCATCGTTCGAACAGATAATGGGAAACGAACCACTCGTTGCCGCCGTTGAAAGCAAACAACTCCTCGCACGCCATAAAGAACATTCGCCAGCGATTCTGCCACATGATCGCGTGGTCCTCGCCGTAGGTCTGTTTCAGAATCGGTAATAGCGACTCGCTGCAGCGGTCGTGATTCTCCAGCCACGCCCGACTTGTCTTCGCATAATGCATGCCGCTCCATCGCGATTTGGAGGCCAAGGTCAATCGCGAGCCGACGCTCTCCAGCAGGTTCTCGCAGGGCATCATTCCGCCGGTGAAGAAGTAGCGTCCCATCCAATTCTGCTCGCCGTCGGAACGGAACAGATACGGGGTTCGCTTGTGACAAAAGATGTGCACAAACAGCTTCCCGTCGGGGACCAGCCAGTCGTGGATCCGGTCCATCAACTTGCGGTGGTTCCGCATGTGTTCGAACATTTCGACCGAGACGACGCGGTCGAAACTATCGCCCGGTTGGAAGTGATTGATGTCGACGGTAAGCACTTCCAAATTCGTGAGCCCCGCTTCGCGAGCTCGAGCGGTGATGAACTCCCGCTGCGAATGGGAATTCGAAACCGCAGTGACCTGGCTGTTCGGATAATGTTCCGCCATCCACAACGACAGCGATCCCCATCCGCACCCAAGCTCCAAGATGCTCATGCCATCTTCCAACTGCGCGTTCTCACTCGTTTCGCGCAACGCCTGCTCCTCCGCCTGCTGCAGTGAAAGAATGCCTTCGGTCCAGCGGCAGCAACTG from Rosistilla oblonga includes the following:
- a CDS encoding alpha/beta hydrolase — its product is MRRFQRLSLSIGLPLLLLVLVPMTASCQQIPPTHRDLAYDDQHASQRLDVYLAKSETPVPAMVYIHGGGWRGGSKNRLPQWLSNAVAQGWLSVVSVEYRFTDVAPHPAQTDDCLRAIQFVRSNAAAWNIDPDRIGVTGGSAGGHLSLWVALHDDVADAQATDPIKKQSSRVACAVSFAGPTDWSLLSDIEHKHPAYRQLLGYQPGTAVAEMDADKMKDVSPISFVSSDDPPIMQVHGDADDIVPIKHARRMDKQLQEAGVTAALVVVPGANHGVAGAGGDAGKRASEFVRETIGKK
- a CDS encoding SAM-dependent methyltransferase, which produces MGQTEAIDPATDESTLQSFFGFVTRKAEAGWLPDPLLRAGIRRLLRSRLRDLHELADDSDCEAFLRATRPQPIAVVPEKANDQHYEVPAAFFRQVLGPRLKYSCCRWTEGILSLQQAEEQALRETSENAQLEDGMSILELGCGWGSLSLWMAEHYPNSQVTAVSNSHSQREFITARAREAGLTNLEVLTVDINHFQPGDSFDRVVSVEMFEHMRNHRKLMDRIHDWLVPDGKLFVHIFCHKRTPYLFRSDGEQNWMGRYFFTGGMMPCENLLESVGSRLTLASKSRWSGMHYAKTSRAWLENHDRCSESLLPILKQTYGEDHAIMWQNRWRMFFMACEELFAFNGGNEWFVSHYLFER
- a CDS encoding DUF1295 domain-containing protein; translation: MLNVMLASAAAIACLMLAIWLLSLWKRDASIVDIGWGIGFVLVAWTAYWIADRDSAYWLLPVLTTLWGVRLSGYLFWRNHGQPEDYRYREMRAKWGSAFAWISLLTVFGLQGVVMFVVALPIQIGTALADRNLVWLKVVGVIVWAAGLCFESVGDWQLARFKAAPGNKGKVLDSGLWRYTRHPNYFGDFLVWWGLFLVSLSLTAAWWTIIAPLLMSLLLMRVSGVTLLETKLSTSKPGYAEYVARTNAFFPGPVKTTASV